A genomic segment from Streptosporangium roseum DSM 43021 encodes:
- a CDS encoding MFS transporter, protein MHLHVVLADMIPSSNDGRWDARLWAALTVLCAVVFLDALDVSMVGVALPSIQADLGLSTSSLQWVVSGYVLGYGGLLLLGGRTADLLGRRRVFLVALAVFAVASLLGGLVSDGTLLIAARFVKGISAAFTAPAALSIITTTFAEGPARNRALSIFTASGASGFSLGLVISGFLTELGWRWTFLMPVPVAIIALVAALKFLPKRREERAEGGYDLIGATTITGSMLLLVFAVVEAPEVGWGSVRTIATLAAAVALLVVFVLAEQRVKHPLVRLGILRSGPIVRANLGLVILFGSYVGFQFVAMQYFQNFLHWSALETALAFLPAGLLVAVTSTKMGSLADRFGTARLIVIGSAALAAGYAFFLRLDGAPSLATLIIPGMVLLGIAFALSFPSLNIQATNGVADDEQGLASGLLNTSGQVGGAVVLAVVTAVLTSTTSADPIDGFRAAITVSGILGLVGLVIALTGLRRPRTAVAIEDEKVLETV, encoded by the coding sequence ATGCATCTGCATGTAGTGTTGGCCGACATGATCCCCTCCTCCAACGACGGGCGCTGGGACGCGCGCCTCTGGGCCGCGCTCACGGTGCTCTGCGCTGTCGTGTTCCTCGACGCTCTCGACGTCTCGATGGTGGGTGTCGCCCTGCCGTCCATCCAGGCGGACCTCGGGCTGTCCACCTCCTCGCTGCAGTGGGTGGTCAGCGGCTACGTGCTCGGATACGGCGGACTGCTCCTGCTCGGGGGCCGCACCGCCGACCTGCTCGGGCGACGCAGGGTATTCCTGGTCGCGCTGGCGGTCTTCGCCGTGGCCTCTCTGCTCGGCGGCCTGGTCAGCGACGGCACGCTGCTGATCGCCGCCCGCTTCGTCAAGGGAATCAGCGCCGCCTTCACCGCCCCCGCCGCGCTGTCCATCATCACCACGACCTTCGCCGAGGGCCCGGCCCGCAACAGGGCCCTCAGCATCTTCACCGCCTCCGGCGCCAGCGGCTTCTCCCTGGGCCTGGTCATCTCGGGATTCCTGACCGAGCTCGGCTGGCGCTGGACGTTCCTCATGCCGGTCCCCGTCGCGATCATCGCCCTGGTCGCGGCCCTGAAGTTCCTGCCCAAGCGCCGCGAGGAGAGGGCCGAGGGCGGCTACGACCTCATCGGCGCGACGACCATCACCGGCTCGATGCTGCTGCTGGTGTTCGCCGTGGTGGAGGCCCCCGAGGTGGGCTGGGGGTCGGTCCGCACGATCGCCACCCTGGCCGCCGCCGTGGCCCTGCTGGTCGTGTTCGTGCTGGCCGAGCAGAGGGTCAAGCACCCGCTGGTACGGCTCGGCATCCTGCGCTCGGGGCCGATCGTCCGGGCCAACCTCGGCCTGGTGATCCTGTTCGGCTCCTACGTCGGCTTCCAGTTCGTGGCCATGCAGTACTTCCAGAACTTCCTGCACTGGTCGGCGCTGGAGACCGCCCTGGCGTTCCTGCCCGCCGGGCTGCTGGTGGCCGTGACGTCCACCAAGATGGGCAGCCTGGCCGACCGGTTCGGCACCGCCAGGCTGATCGTGATCGGCTCGGCCGCGCTGGCCGCCGGATACGCCTTCTTCCTGCGGCTGGACGGCGCCCCCAGCCTGGCCACCCTCATCATCCCCGGCATGGTCCTGCTGGGCATCGCCTTCGCCCTGTCCTTCCCGTCACTGAACATCCAGGCCACCAACGGCGTCGCGGACGACGAGCAGGGGCTGGCCTCCGGCCTGCTCAACACCTCCGGGCAGGTCGGCGGCGCGGTCGTGCTGGCCGTCGTGACGGCGGTGCTCACCTCGACCACGAGCGCCGACCCGATCGACGGCTTCCGCGCCGCGATCACGGTCTCCGGCATCCTCGGCCTGGTCGGCCTGGTGATCGCCCTCACCGGTCTCCGCCGTCCCCGTACGGCCGTCGCCATCGAGGACGAGAAGGTGCTGGAGACCGTCTGA
- a CDS encoding AMIN-like domain-containing (lipo)protein: protein MNRIVVPRTLVPLALVPLALLAGCGSVTQSATPSSATPGAAVTASAPISSPPVSSPSVSSKAGLKPPTSTKEIEVEHAVDEPPTVTGVRFAEHGGFDRVVIDLKGGLPGYSVRWVPELVQDGSGEPIDVRGGAYLQVSMHPAGAHTQSGSPTWTGGPIFQAALGNVRNVVKTGDFEAVVGVGIVLDHKAAFRVIEQKKPDRLVIDVAH from the coding sequence ATGAACCGCATCGTCGTGCCCCGCACCCTCGTCCCTCTCGCGCTCGTCCCCCTCGCCCTGCTGGCCGGCTGCGGCTCCGTCACGCAGTCCGCGACCCCGTCCTCCGCCACGCCGGGGGCCGCGGTCACGGCGAGCGCGCCGATCTCCTCACCCCCCGTCTCCTCGCCCTCCGTCTCCTCGAAGGCCGGGCTCAAGCCGCCGACGAGCACCAAGGAGATCGAGGTCGAACACGCCGTCGACGAGCCGCCGACCGTCACCGGGGTGCGCTTCGCCGAGCACGGAGGATTCGACCGGGTGGTGATCGACCTGAAGGGCGGCCTGCCGGGATACAGCGTGCGATGGGTGCCCGAGCTCGTCCAGGACGGGTCGGGCGAGCCGATCGACGTCCGGGGCGGGGCCTACCTCCAGGTGTCGATGCACCCGGCCGGCGCGCACACCCAGTCGGGCAGCCCGACCTGGACGGGCGGGCCGATCTTCCAGGCCGCGCTGGGCAACGTGCGGAACGTGGTCAAGACGGGTGACTTCGAGGCCGTGGTCGGCGTGGGCATCGTCCTCGACCACAAGGCGGCCTTCCGGGTGATCGAACAGAAGAAACCGGACCGGCTGGTCATCGATGTCGCGCACTGA
- a CDS encoding cupin domain-containing protein: protein MVRKIDSATRIPVPGGKMIDEYVGRVNSDDSRISIAHMKAPAGWDEPAQRPEFGEYTLVLKGTVVVEHEGGTTEVNAGQAFVSEPGEKIRYSCGPEGAEYVAVCLPAFSPDSVNRDDG from the coding sequence ATGGTACGCAAAATCGACAGCGCGACGCGGATCCCGGTCCCGGGCGGCAAGATGATCGACGAGTACGTCGGCAGGGTCAACAGCGACGACAGCCGGATCTCGATCGCGCACATGAAGGCTCCGGCCGGGTGGGACGAGCCGGCCCAGAGGCCGGAGTTCGGCGAATACACGCTGGTGCTCAAGGGGACGGTCGTCGTGGAGCACGAGGGAGGCACGACCGAGGTCAACGCCGGGCAGGCGTTCGTGAGCGAGCCGGGGGAGAAGATCCGCTACAGCTGCGGCCCCGAGGGCGCCGAGTACGTCGCCGTCTGCCTTCCCGCCTTCTCCCCCGACTCCGTCAACCGCGACGACGGATGA
- a CDS encoding adenosine deaminase — translation MSQLPTLEEIRRAPKVLLHDHLDGGLRPETIVELAAGSGYDRLPTTDVDGLRTWFREASDSGSLERYLETFDHTVGVMQTRESLVRVAAECAEDLAADGVVYAEVRYAPEQHTSAGLSLEEVIEAVQEGFRAGSEGRGIRVGTLLTAMRHQARSREIAELAVRYRDVGVAGFDIAGAEAGYPPTRHLDAFEYLQRENAHFTIHAGEAFGLPSIWQAIQWCGADRLGHGVRIIDDITVSGEGEAKLGRLAAYVRDKRIPLEMCPTSNLQTGAATSIAEHPIGLLRRLNFRVTVNTDNRLMSGTSVSEEFAKLSEAFGYGWDDMQWFTINAMKSAFLPFDERLALINGVIKPGFARLKWQA, via the coding sequence ATGAGTCAGCTACCCACCCTTGAGGAGATACGCCGGGCTCCGAAGGTGTTGCTCCACGATCACCTTGACGGTGGCCTGCGACCCGAGACCATCGTCGAGCTGGCCGCCGGATCGGGCTACGACCGGCTGCCCACGACCGACGTGGACGGCCTGCGGACCTGGTTCCGGGAGGCCTCCGACTCCGGTTCGCTGGAGCGCTATCTCGAGACCTTCGACCACACGGTCGGCGTCATGCAGACCCGAGAGTCGCTGGTCCGGGTCGCCGCCGAGTGCGCCGAGGACCTGGCCGCCGACGGCGTCGTCTACGCGGAGGTGCGCTACGCGCCCGAGCAGCACACCTCCGCCGGCCTCAGCCTCGAAGAGGTCATCGAGGCCGTGCAGGAGGGGTTCAGGGCCGGATCCGAGGGCCGCGGGATCCGGGTGGGCACGCTGCTCACCGCGATGCGCCACCAGGCCAGGTCCAGGGAGATCGCCGAGCTCGCGGTCCGCTACCGCGACGTCGGCGTGGCGGGCTTCGACATCGCCGGGGCCGAGGCGGGCTACCCTCCCACGCGCCACCTCGACGCCTTCGAATACCTCCAGCGCGAGAACGCCCACTTCACCATCCACGCCGGCGAGGCCTTCGGCCTGCCGTCGATCTGGCAGGCGATCCAGTGGTGCGGCGCCGACCGTCTCGGCCACGGCGTCCGGATCATCGACGACATCACGGTGTCCGGCGAGGGGGAGGCCAAGCTCGGCCGCCTCGCGGCCTACGTCCGCGACAAGCGCATCCCGCTGGAGATGTGCCCGACCTCCAACCTGCAGACCGGCGCCGCGACCTCCATCGCCGAGCACCCGATCGGCCTGCTCCGCCGGCTGAACTTCCGGGTCACGGTCAACACCGACAACCGGCTGATGAGCGGGACCTCCGTCTCGGAGGAGTTCGCCAAGCTGTCGGAGGCCTTCGGCTACGGCTGGGACGACATGCAGTGGTTCACGATCAATGCCATGAAGTCGGCGTTCCTGCCGTTCGACGAGCGCCTGGCGCTCATCAACGGTGTCATCAAGCCCGGATTCGCGCGCCTCAAGTGGCAGGCGTGA
- a CDS encoding ATP-binding protein has translation MAGQSPDSWDAALRLLVAALPQDSPSIVVLDELPYLIASSPDLESVLQVLFDREFSHRPVLLILIGSDLSMMEAINRYDRPFYMRATEMVVRPLTPADVAEKLELPPADAFDAHLVSGGLPMICEEWQPGLSVQEYLQEALTDSTSSLVISGERALAAELPPDAQARTVLSAIGSGQRTHASIDRATPGIPRASLNRALQFLVEKRLVVPELPLSTRPSRETRYHIADTHLRFWLTFVGPWLPEIERDRGDLVLDRFHRSWTSWRGTAVEPVIRESLRRMDGLPEETCAIGGYWTRTNDPEIDIVGADREPIAKKITMVGSIKWLENRPFDRHDLSELIVHRSRLPGADTSSPLFAVSRSGVTAEGVEEITPERLLDAWRPPPGA, from the coding sequence ATGGCCGGGCAGTCACCGGACTCCTGGGATGCCGCGTTACGCCTCCTGGTGGCCGCTCTTCCCCAGGACTCGCCGAGCATCGTGGTTCTCGACGAGCTTCCCTACCTGATCGCAAGCAGCCCTGACCTCGAGAGTGTCCTGCAGGTGCTGTTCGACCGGGAGTTCTCCCACCGTCCGGTGCTGCTCATCCTCATCGGCTCGGACCTGTCGATGATGGAGGCGATCAACCGGTACGACAGACCCTTCTACATGCGAGCCACCGAGATGGTGGTCAGGCCGCTCACGCCGGCGGACGTGGCCGAAAAGCTGGAGTTGCCCCCGGCGGACGCCTTCGACGCCCATCTGGTGTCCGGCGGCCTGCCGATGATCTGCGAGGAATGGCAGCCGGGACTCTCCGTTCAGGAGTATCTACAGGAGGCCCTGACGGATTCCACCTCATCTCTGGTGATCAGCGGTGAACGTGCTCTTGCCGCCGAACTGCCGCCCGACGCCCAGGCCCGGACCGTGTTGAGTGCCATCGGCTCGGGGCAGCGCACCCACGCTTCGATAGACCGCGCGACCCCGGGCATCCCCAGAGCCTCGCTCAATCGCGCGTTGCAGTTCTTGGTCGAAAAACGACTGGTCGTCCCCGAACTCCCACTGTCCACTCGGCCCTCGCGTGAGACCAGATATCACATCGCGGACACGCATCTGCGTTTCTGGCTCACTTTCGTCGGCCCCTGGCTCCCTGAGATCGAACGGGACCGGGGCGACCTGGTCCTCGACCGATTTCACCGATCATGGACATCATGGCGTGGAACGGCCGTCGAACCGGTGATCCGGGAATCGCTCCGGCGCATGGACGGGCTGCCGGAGGAGACCTGCGCCATCGGCGGCTACTGGACCCGCACGAATGATCCGGAGATCGACATCGTAGGGGCGGACCGTGAGCCGATCGCCAAGAAGATCACTATGGTCGGCTCGATCAAATGGCTGGAGAACCGGCCGTTCGACCGGCACGACCTGAGCGAGCTGATCGTCCACCGTTCCAGACTGCCGGGCGCCGACACCTCGAGCCCGCTGTTCGCCGTTTCGCGGAGCGGTGTCACGGCTGAGGGCGTCGAGGAGATCACTCCGGAGCGGTTGCTCGACGCCTGGCGCCCTCCGCCGGGCGCGTGA
- a CDS encoding phospho-sugar mutase — protein MSSDLVRLARSWLAQDPDPETRAELTALLDGGDADALRERFGAKLEFGTAGLRGELGAGPNRMNRVTVMRAAAGLARVLGPGRHVVIGYDARHKSDVFAHDTAAVLTGAGLRASVLPRPLPTPVLAFAVRHLGADAGVTVTASHNPPRDNGYKVYWNDGSQIVPPVDSEISAAIDAVGQVSGLPLGSPDDPAWATLGDDVVAAYLEAVTALPLGGARGLRVAYTPLHGVGGATLAGAFRAAGFEVPATVEAQAAPDPDFPTVAFPNPEEPGAMDLALELARSVGADIVLANDPDADRCAVGVPLPEGGYRMLTGDEVGALLGEHVIRQTSGDGRLVATTIVSSSLLGKIASGHGVRYAETLTGFKWIMKAGDGLVFGYEEALGYSVGADSGLPVHDKDGIGAALTVAGLAAQAKLDGRNLLDLLDDQARRYGLHATSQLSVRVDDLSLITGAMARLRATPPVKLGGREVESADDLSEGSAGLPPTDGLRYRLSGGARVVVRPSGTEPKLKCYLEVVVPVTGEVSDARAQAVQDLDALKADLSAALGL, from the coding sequence ATGAGCAGCGATCTCGTACGGCTCGCACGGTCCTGGCTGGCCCAGGACCCCGACCCGGAGACCCGCGCCGAGCTCACGGCGCTGCTGGACGGCGGCGACGCGGACGCGCTGCGCGAGCGGTTCGGGGCCAAGCTGGAGTTCGGCACCGCCGGTCTCCGAGGCGAGCTGGGCGCCGGGCCCAACCGGATGAACCGGGTCACCGTCATGCGCGCCGCCGCCGGACTCGCCCGGGTCCTCGGCCCGGGGCGGCACGTCGTGATCGGCTACGACGCCCGGCACAAGTCCGACGTCTTCGCCCACGACACCGCCGCCGTGCTCACCGGCGCCGGGCTGCGCGCCTCCGTCCTCCCCCGGCCGCTGCCCACCCCGGTACTGGCATTCGCCGTCCGCCACCTCGGCGCCGACGCGGGCGTGACCGTCACCGCCAGCCACAACCCGCCCCGGGACAACGGCTACAAGGTCTACTGGAACGACGGCTCCCAGATCGTGCCGCCGGTCGACTCGGAGATCTCCGCCGCCATCGACGCCGTCGGCCAGGTCTCCGGCCTGCCCCTGGGCTCCCCCGACGACCCCGCCTGGGCCACGCTGGGCGACGACGTCGTGGCCGCCTACCTGGAGGCGGTGACCGCGCTCCCGCTCGGCGGCGCCCGCGGCCTGCGGGTGGCCTACACCCCGCTGCACGGGGTGGGCGGCGCCACGCTGGCCGGCGCCTTCCGGGCCGCGGGCTTCGAGGTCCCCGCGACCGTCGAGGCCCAGGCCGCCCCGGACCCGGACTTCCCCACCGTCGCCTTCCCCAACCCGGAGGAGCCGGGCGCGATGGACCTGGCGCTGGAGCTCGCCCGGAGCGTCGGCGCGGACATCGTGCTGGCCAACGACCCCGACGCGGACCGCTGCGCGGTGGGCGTTCCCCTGCCGGAGGGCGGCTACCGGATGCTGACCGGCGACGAGGTGGGCGCCCTCCTGGGTGAGCACGTGATCAGGCAGACTTCCGGCGACGGGCGTCTCGTGGCCACCACGATCGTCTCCTCCTCCCTGCTCGGCAAGATCGCCTCCGGGCACGGCGTGCGGTACGCCGAGACCCTCACCGGCTTCAAGTGGATCATGAAGGCCGGGGACGGGCTGGTCTTCGGCTACGAGGAGGCCCTGGGATACAGCGTCGGCGCGGACTCGGGCCTGCCCGTCCACGACAAGGACGGCATCGGCGCGGCGCTGACCGTCGCCGGCCTGGCCGCCCAGGCCAAGCTCGACGGCCGCAACCTGCTCGACCTCCTCGACGACCAGGCGCGCCGCTACGGCCTGCACGCCACGTCCCAGCTCTCGGTCCGGGTGGACGACCTGTCCCTGATCACCGGTGCGATGGCCCGCCTGCGCGCCACCCCTCCGGTGAAGCTGGGGGGCCGCGAGGTCGAGTCCGCCGACGACCTGAGCGAGGGCTCGGCCGGCCTGCCGCCCACCGACGGCCTGCGCTACCGCCTGTCCGGCGGCGCCCGCGTCGTCGTCCGCCCCTCGGGCACCGAGCCCAAGCTCAAGTGCTACCTGGAGGTCGTCGTCCCCGTCACGGGCGAGGTCTCCGACGCCCGGGCGCAGGCCGTACAGGACCTCGACGCCCTGAAGGCCGACCTCTCCGCCGCCCTCGGCCTGTGA
- a CDS encoding purine-nucleoside phosphorylase: MSNDPYALATEAATALKSATGVDAFDVALVMGSGWVPAADAIGETISEIPVTDLPGFAPPAVAGHAGRVRAVRTESGKVALIFLGRTHLYEGRGVDPVVHGVRTAIRAGAGTIVLTNAAGGLRPETQEVGEAVLISDHINLTGANPITGATFVDLTDVYTPRLRDLVREIEPSMAEGVYVAFRGPTYETPAEVRMCRILGGDMVGMSTVLEAVAAREGGADVLGISLVTNPGAGLVGEPLNHEEVLEVGRATAARMGGLLAKVVGKL; the protein is encoded by the coding sequence GTGAGCAATGACCCTTATGCACTCGCCACGGAAGCCGCGACCGCGCTGAAGAGCGCCACGGGAGTCGACGCGTTCGACGTCGCGCTGGTGATGGGTTCGGGCTGGGTGCCGGCCGCCGACGCGATCGGCGAGACGATCTCCGAGATCCCGGTGACCGACCTGCCCGGTTTCGCGCCGCCCGCCGTGGCCGGCCACGCGGGCAGGGTCCGCGCGGTCCGGACCGAGTCGGGCAAGGTCGCACTGATCTTCCTGGGCCGCACCCACCTCTACGAGGGCCGGGGCGTGGACCCGGTCGTGCACGGGGTGCGGACCGCCATCAGGGCCGGGGCCGGCACGATCGTGCTGACCAACGCCGCCGGCGGCCTGCGGCCGGAGACCCAGGAGGTCGGCGAGGCGGTGCTGATCAGTGACCACATCAACCTGACCGGCGCCAACCCGATCACCGGGGCCACCTTCGTCGACCTCACCGACGTCTACACCCCGCGCCTGCGCGACCTGGTCCGCGAGATCGAGCCGTCGATGGCCGAGGGCGTCTACGTGGCCTTCCGCGGCCCGACCTACGAGACCCCGGCCGAGGTCCGCATGTGCAGGATCCTCGGCGGCGACATGGTCGGCATGTCCACCGTGCTGGAGGCCGTCGCGGCCCGCGAGGGCGGCGCCGACGTGCTCGGCATCTCGCTGGTCACCAACCCGGGCGCCGGACTGGTGGGCGAGCCGCTGAACCACGAGGAAGTGCTGGAGGTCGGCCGCGCCACCGCCGCGCGCATGGGCGGCCTGCTGGCAAAGGTCGTCGGCAAGCTGTAG
- a CDS encoding gamma-glutamylcyclotransferase: MPVYAAYGSNMDPKQMAQRAPHSPMRGSGWLQGWRLTFGGNDLGWEGALASIVEDPDEHVFVVLYDVPEWDETSLDQWEGAARGLYHKVRLRVQTLEGEVVAWFYVLDGYEGGLPSARYLGILAEAAEHAGAPDDYVKDLRSRPCKSLGS; this comes from the coding sequence GTGCCTGTCTACGCCGCCTACGGCAGCAACATGGACCCGAAGCAGATGGCCCAGCGGGCCCCGCACTCGCCGATGCGGGGGTCGGGCTGGCTTCAGGGCTGGCGCCTGACGTTCGGCGGAAACGACCTCGGCTGGGAGGGCGCGCTCGCCTCCATCGTCGAGGACCCCGACGAGCACGTCTTCGTCGTCCTCTACGACGTGCCCGAATGGGACGAGACCTCTCTCGACCAGTGGGAGGGCGCGGCGCGCGGCCTCTACCACAAGGTCAGGCTCCGGGTGCAGACCCTGGAGGGCGAGGTCGTGGCCTGGTTCTACGTGCTCGACGGCTATGAGGGCGGGCTGCCCTCCGCCCGCTATCTCGGCATCCTCGCCGAAGCGGCCGAGCACGCCGGCGCCCCCGACGACTACGTCAAGGACCTGCGCAGCCGTCCCTGCAAGTCCCTGGGAAGCTGA